From a single Pseudomonadota bacterium genomic region:
- the fabG gene encoding 3-oxoacyl-[acyl-carrier-protein] reductase has translation MAQDKGVNSGSLQGKVALVTGSARGIGRAIAELLASRGARVVVNSTTEEGSRRVADALVAQGAEALAYGADVSNLEAAEGMVKDVIDRWQRIDVLVNNAGITRDTLLMRMKESDWDDVMNVNLKSAFHMTRLVSRVMMRQKSGAIINVSSVVGLMGNPGQANYAASKAGLIGFTKSMARELGSRSITVNAVAPGFIETEMTASLPDEVKQRMLANIPLGRFGHTEEIAEMVAFLSSDAARYITGQVLVVDGGLVM, from the coding sequence ATGGCACAAGACAAGGGTGTGAACAGCGGGTCGCTTCAGGGCAAGGTGGCCCTCGTGACCGGATCGGCGCGCGGAATCGGTCGCGCAATCGCGGAGTTGCTGGCTTCCCGCGGCGCGCGGGTGGTGGTGAACTCGACCACTGAAGAGGGGTCCCGACGGGTGGCCGATGCCCTGGTGGCGCAGGGCGCAGAAGCCCTGGCCTACGGCGCAGACGTATCGAACCTCGAAGCCGCCGAGGGAATGGTCAAGGACGTCATCGACAGATGGCAGCGCATCGATGTTCTCGTGAACAACGCGGGAATCACCCGCGACACGCTCCTCATGCGCATGAAGGAGAGCGACTGGGATGACGTCATGAACGTCAACCTGAAGTCTGCGTTCCACATGACGCGGCTTGTGAGCCGCGTGATGATGCGCCAGAAGAGCGGCGCCATCATCAACGTGAGCTCCGTGGTGGGGCTGATGGGCAATCCGGGCCAGGCCAACTATGCGGCCTCGAAGGCCGGCCTGATCGGCTTCACGAAGTCGATGGCCCGTGAGCTCGGTTCGCGCTCCATCACCGTCAACGCAGTCGCGCCGGGCTTCATCGAGACCGAGATGACGGCAAGCCTGCCGGACGAGGTCAAGCAGCGCATGCTCGCAAACATTCCTCTCGGCCGCTTCGGGCACACCGAAGAGATAGCCGAGATGGTTGCCTTCCTTTCCAGTGACGCGGCGCGTTACATCACCGGACAGGTCCTCGTCGTCGATGGCGGTCTTGTGATGTAG